One segment of Amycolatopsis alba DSM 44262 DNA contains the following:
- a CDS encoding glycoside hydrolase family 3 protein: protein MLAGLLVAGSALAPMASAAPGPLYKNPHASTSARVNDLLKRMSLDDKIGQMTQAERGAVTPDQAAALRLGSLLSGGGSVPASNTPTGWADMVDSYQKAAVSTPLGIPTLYGVDAVHGHNNVYGATIFPHNIGLGAANNPRLVEKIGRATALEVAGTGPQWDFSPCLCVARDDRWGRTYESFGESPRDAIANASAITGLQGRELGEKPGSVLATAKHYVGDGGTTNGVDQGNTEISERELRQIHLPPFREAIDRGVGSVMISFSSFQGVRMHAQRYLITDVLKKELRFRGLVISDYNAINQIDGKEGFTPEEVRLSVNAGIDMFMVPWDAPQFIAYLKAEVEAGRVSRDRIDDANRRILAEKFKLGLFEHPYTDRSLQKTFGSKEHRELARQAVRESQVLLKNDGVLPLAKKDNKIFVAGKNANDIGNQAGGWTLTWQGQSGPVIPGTTILDGLKSGAGKGTTVTYDRAGNGIDRSYRVAVAVVGETPYAEGQGDRPNGFGLDAEDLATIAKLKSSGVPVVAVTVSGRPLDIASQLPRFNGLVAAWLPGSEGAGVADVLYGDYNPTGKLTFSWPSSAAQEPVNVGDGKKALYPYGYGLRYRR from the coding sequence GTGCTCGCAGGCCTGCTCGTGGCCGGTTCGGCCCTCGCGCCGATGGCGTCGGCCGCTCCAGGGCCGCTGTACAAGAATCCTCACGCTTCGACGTCCGCGCGGGTGAACGACCTGCTCAAGCGGATGAGCCTCGACGACAAGATCGGCCAGATGACGCAGGCCGAACGCGGCGCTGTCACCCCCGACCAGGCCGCCGCGCTCAGACTGGGGTCCCTGTTGTCCGGCGGTGGCTCGGTGCCCGCCAGCAATACGCCGACCGGCTGGGCCGACATGGTCGACTCGTACCAGAAGGCGGCGGTTTCGACGCCGCTCGGCATTCCCACGCTCTACGGCGTCGACGCCGTGCACGGCCACAACAACGTCTACGGCGCGACGATCTTCCCGCACAACATCGGTCTCGGTGCCGCCAACAATCCGCGCCTGGTCGAGAAGATCGGCCGCGCGACGGCGCTGGAAGTCGCCGGAACCGGTCCGCAGTGGGACTTTTCGCCGTGCCTGTGCGTCGCCCGCGACGACCGCTGGGGCCGGACCTACGAATCCTTCGGCGAATCCCCGCGCGACGCCATCGCCAACGCGTCGGCCATCACCGGTCTTCAGGGGCGCGAACTGGGGGAGAAGCCCGGCTCGGTGCTCGCGACGGCGAAGCACTACGTCGGCGACGGAGGCACGACGAACGGCGTCGACCAGGGCAACACCGAGATCAGCGAACGCGAACTGCGCCAGATCCACCTGCCGCCGTTCCGCGAGGCGATCGACCGCGGCGTCGGCTCGGTGATGATCTCGTTCTCCAGCTTCCAGGGGGTGCGCATGCACGCCCAGCGGTACCTGATCACCGACGTCCTCAAGAAGGAACTGCGGTTTCGGGGCCTGGTGATCTCGGACTACAACGCGATCAACCAGATCGACGGCAAGGAAGGCTTCACCCCCGAGGAGGTGCGGCTCTCGGTCAACGCGGGTATCGACATGTTCATGGTCCCGTGGGACGCGCCGCAGTTCATCGCCTACCTGAAGGCCGAGGTCGAGGCCGGCCGTGTCTCGCGCGACCGGATCGACGACGCGAACCGCCGCATCCTGGCGGAGAAGTTCAAGCTCGGCCTGTTCGAGCATCCGTACACCGACCGCTCGCTCCAGAAGACGTTCGGCAGCAAGGAACATCGCGAACTGGCCCGGCAGGCCGTCCGCGAATCCCAGGTGCTGCTGAAGAACGACGGTGTGCTGCCACTGGCGAAGAAGGACAACAAGATCTTCGTCGCGGGCAAGAACGCGAACGACATCGGCAACCAGGCGGGCGGCTGGACGCTCACCTGGCAGGGCCAGAGCGGCCCGGTCATCCCCGGCACGACCATCCTCGACGGCCTGAAATCGGGTGCCGGGAAGGGAACCACGGTGACCTATGACCGTGCGGGTAACGGAATCGACAGGAGCTACCGGGTCGCGGTCGCCGTGGTGGGCGAAACGCCGTACGCCGAAGGGCAGGGAGACCGTCCGAACGGTTTCGGGCTCGACGCGGAAGACCTCGCCACGATCGCCAAGCTGAAGAGCTCCGGTGTCCCGGTCGTCGCGGTGACCGTGTCGGGACGCCCGCTCGACATCGCTTCGCAGCTGCCGCGGTTCAACGGGCTCGTCGCCGCCTGGCTCCCTGGTAGCGAAGGCGCCGGTGTCGCCGATGTCCTTTACGGCGACTACAACCCGACCGGGAAGCTGACGTTCAGCTGGCCGTCCAGTGCGGCGCAGGAGCCGGTGAACGTCGGTGACGGCAAGAAGGCGTTGTACCCGTACGGCTACGGCCTGCGGTACCGCCGGTAA
- a CDS encoding dicarboxylate/amino acid:cation symporter, with amino-acid sequence MSFIRTYTRPKVFAVAVLGSLVVGALLGVLARSTDASWLTELLAQIGSIFTTLLQIAVIPLVFTAIVVGISSLRNLGGGKKAARLGGKTVLWFAITSFIASLIGIAVAKLFNPGSGGLGEGVAATAKNTDKAAKATWGSWSDFINGLLPKNFLTAFTEGETLQVLFLAVLIGAAAYSLGDKAKPFVDFTSSVFEIIQRYLGWIVRLAPIGIIGLIGKAVSTYGDSLFKPLFTATLAVYVGCFLVLLVVYPILLQFVAKVSPLKFFSKAGTAIQFAFASSSSGATLPLTRQAAVNLGVQPGYAGFATPLASATKMDGCAAVFPAIGAIFIANLSGVSLNFWQYVGIVAAAVFGALATAGVTGWLAALTLTASVIGLDPAQVALGIALIYSVNPIMDMIRTATNVAGQIVVPVVVARSEGLLDDDVLNSPTDPSPTDNGEAATTPEKEPATAGA; translated from the coding sequence GTGTCTTTCATTCGGACCTACACCAGGCCAAAAGTCTTCGCGGTGGCAGTCCTCGGCTCGCTCGTCGTGGGTGCCCTTCTCGGCGTCCTCGCCAGGAGCACCGACGCGAGCTGGCTGACCGAACTGCTCGCCCAGATCGGCTCGATCTTCACGACGCTGCTGCAGATCGCGGTGATCCCGCTGGTCTTCACGGCGATCGTGGTCGGCATCAGCAGCCTGCGCAACCTCGGCGGCGGCAAGAAGGCCGCGCGGCTGGGCGGCAAGACCGTGCTGTGGTTCGCGATCACCTCGTTCATCGCGTCGCTGATCGGCATCGCCGTCGCGAAGCTGTTCAACCCCGGCAGCGGCGGCCTCGGCGAAGGCGTCGCCGCGACCGCGAAGAACACGGACAAGGCAGCCAAGGCCACCTGGGGATCGTGGAGCGACTTCATCAACGGGTTGCTGCCGAAGAACTTCCTCACCGCCTTCACCGAGGGCGAGACGCTTCAGGTGCTGTTCCTGGCCGTCCTGATCGGCGCGGCCGCCTACAGCCTCGGTGACAAGGCGAAGCCGTTCGTCGACTTCACGAGCAGCGTCTTCGAGATCATCCAGCGCTACCTCGGCTGGATCGTGCGCCTGGCCCCGATCGGCATCATCGGCCTGATCGGCAAGGCCGTGTCGACCTACGGTGACTCGCTGTTCAAGCCGCTGTTCACCGCCACTCTCGCGGTGTACGTGGGCTGCTTCCTGGTGCTTCTGGTGGTCTACCCGATCCTGCTGCAGTTCGTGGCGAAGGTCAGCCCGCTGAAGTTCTTCTCCAAGGCGGGCACCGCGATCCAGTTCGCGTTCGCGTCGTCCTCCTCGGGCGCGACCCTGCCGCTGACCCGCCAGGCCGCGGTGAACCTGGGCGTCCAGCCCGGCTACGCGGGCTTCGCAACTCCGCTGGCCAGCGCCACGAAGATGGACGGCTGCGCGGCGGTGTTCCCGGCGATCGGGGCGATCTTCATCGCGAACCTCTCCGGTGTTTCGCTGAACTTCTGGCAGTACGTCGGGATCGTCGCGGCCGCGGTGTTCGGCGCGCTGGCGACCGCGGGCGTCACCGGCTGGCTGGCCGCGCTGACCCTGACCGCGTCGGTCATCGGGCTCGACCCGGCGCAGGTCGCGCTCGGGATCGCGCTGATCTACTCGGTCAACCCGATCATGGACATGATCCGGACCGCGACCAACGTCGCGGGCCAGATCGTCGTGCCGGTCGTCGTCGCCCGCAGCGAAGGCCTTCTGGACGACGACGTGCTCAACTCGCCGACGGACCCTTCGCCCACCGACAACGGCGAAGCGGCCACCACCCCTGAAAAGGAACCGGCCACCGCTGGCGCCTGA
- a CDS encoding Maf family protein: MRFVLASQSPARLGVLRSAGFDPSVVVSGVDEDAVAASLTDPAPVELVRALAVAKAEAVYETLAGTHADMVIVGCDSMLSINGEMVGKPITPEVARERWASMAGKTGELLTGHSIIRVENGERTKEASGTEGTTVRFGTPSHEEIEAYIASGEPLQVAGAFTLDGLGGWFIEGIDGDFSSVIGISLPLTRRLLTEIGVSVVDLWTRPAS, from the coding sequence GTGCGTTTCGTCCTCGCGTCCCAGTCCCCCGCCCGCCTCGGCGTCCTGCGTTCCGCAGGCTTCGATCCGAGCGTCGTCGTCTCCGGCGTCGACGAGGACGCGGTAGCCGCGTCCCTGACCGATCCGGCCCCCGTCGAACTGGTCCGCGCGCTCGCCGTCGCGAAGGCCGAAGCCGTCTACGAGACGCTCGCCGGAACGCACGCCGACATGGTCATCGTGGGCTGCGACTCGATGCTGTCGATCAACGGCGAGATGGTCGGGAAGCCGATCACGCCGGAGGTGGCGCGCGAGCGCTGGGCGTCGATGGCGGGCAAAACCGGTGAACTTCTCACCGGGCACTCGATCATCCGCGTCGAGAACGGCGAGAGGACGAAGGAAGCGTCCGGGACCGAGGGCACCACTGTTCGCTTCGGCACACCGTCACACGAAGAGATCGAGGCGTACATCGCCTCCGGCGAGCCGCTTCAGGTCGCCGGCGCCTTCACTCTGGACGGTCTCGGTGGCTGGTTCATCGAGGGGATCGACGGCGACTTCTCGAGCGTCATCGGGATCAGCCTGCCGCTGACCCGGCGCCTGCTGACCGAGATCGGCGTGAGTGTCGTCGATCTCTGGACCCGTCCCGCATCCTGA
- a CDS encoding DUF397 domain-containing protein — protein MTTWHEYMTDWHKSTYTHWEENACVEIGAAPGLVGIRDTKQWALPDENRPILVLPAGSFTALLDHLGR, from the coding sequence ATGACCACCTGGCACGAATACATGACCGACTGGCACAAGTCGACCTACACCCACTGGGAAGAGAACGCCTGCGTCGAAATCGGCGCCGCGCCCGGTCTCGTCGGCATCCGGGACACCAAGCAGTGGGCGCTGCCGGACGAGAACCGGCCGATCCTGGTACTCCCGGCCGGATCCTTCACCGCGCTCCTCGATCACCTCGGACGATGA
- a CDS encoding acetyl/propionyl/methylcrotonyl-CoA carboxylase subunit alpha, with amino-acid sequence MTEQAGTGGPVTKILIANRGEIAVRVIRAAKDAGLTSVAVYADPDRDAPHVRLADEAFALGGTTAAESYLVFDKLLDAAKRSGADSVHPGYGFLSENADFAQAVIDAGLTWIGPSPQAIRDLGDKVTARHIALRAGAPLVPGTKDPAKNADEIVAFADEHGLPVAIKAAFGGGGRGLKVARTREEIPELFESATREAISAFGRGECFVERYLDKPRHVEAQVLADQHGNAIVVGTRDCSLQRRHQKLVEEAPAPYLTDDQRKRIHESAKAICKEAGYYGAGTVEYLVAVDGTISFLEVNTRLQVEHPVSEETTGLDLVREMFRIARGEKLRITEDPEPRGHSIEFRINGEDAGRGFLPAPGTVTKFVAPSGPGVRVDSGVESGSVIGGQFDSMLAKLIVTGSDRQNALERSRRALAEMVADGMATVLPFHRVIVDDPAFIGDENGFSVHTRWIETEFENKIEPFVAPETEPEEEQARQNVVVEVGGRRLEVSLPGGFSLDGGGGGTAVKAKPRKRAGGTKAAVSGDAVTAPMQGTIVKVAVEEGQQVEAGELVVVLEAMKMENPVTAHKAGTVTGLSVEVGAAVTQGTQLFELKD; translated from the coding sequence GTGACCGAGCAGGCCGGCACAGGTGGTCCGGTGACCAAGATCCTGATCGCGAACCGCGGGGAGATCGCGGTACGGGTGATCAGGGCGGCGAAGGATGCCGGGCTGACCAGCGTGGCCGTCTACGCCGATCCGGATCGTGACGCACCCCATGTCCGCCTCGCGGACGAGGCCTTCGCTCTCGGCGGCACCACCGCGGCCGAGAGCTACCTGGTCTTCGACAAGCTGCTCGACGCTGCCAAGCGGTCGGGCGCGGACTCGGTCCACCCCGGTTACGGGTTCCTTTCCGAGAACGCGGACTTCGCGCAGGCCGTGATCGACGCGGGGCTGACCTGGATCGGGCCGAGCCCGCAGGCGATCCGCGACCTCGGCGACAAGGTCACCGCGCGCCACATCGCGCTGCGCGCCGGGGCCCCGCTCGTGCCCGGCACGAAGGATCCCGCCAAGAACGCCGACGAGATCGTCGCGTTCGCCGACGAGCACGGCCTGCCGGTCGCGATCAAGGCGGCGTTCGGCGGCGGCGGCCGCGGCCTCAAGGTCGCCCGCACCCGCGAGGAGATCCCGGAGCTGTTCGAATCCGCGACGCGTGAGGCGATCTCCGCGTTCGGCCGCGGTGAATGCTTCGTCGAGCGCTACCTGGACAAGCCGCGGCACGTCGAGGCCCAGGTCCTCGCCGACCAGCACGGCAACGCCATCGTCGTCGGCACCCGCGACTGCTCGCTGCAGCGCCGCCACCAGAAGCTGGTCGAGGAGGCGCCCGCGCCGTACCTGACCGACGATCAGCGCAAGCGCATCCACGAGTCCGCGAAGGCGATCTGCAAGGAAGCCGGTTACTACGGCGCCGGGACCGTCGAGTACCTCGTCGCCGTCGACGGCACGATCTCGTTCCTCGAAGTCAACACGCGGCTGCAGGTCGAGCACCCGGTGTCCGAGGAGACCACGGGCCTCGACCTCGTGCGCGAAATGTTCCGCATCGCGCGCGGCGAGAAGCTGCGCATCACCGAAGACCCGGAACCGCGGGGCCACTCGATCGAATTCCGCATCAACGGTGAGGACGCAGGCCGCGGTTTCCTGCCCGCGCCCGGCACCGTGACGAAGTTCGTCGCGCCGAGCGGCCCCGGAGTCCGGGTCGACTCGGGTGTCGAGTCCGGCAGCGTCATCGGCGGCCAGTTCGACTCGATGCTCGCGAAGCTGATCGTCACCGGTTCGGACCGGCAGAACGCGCTGGAGCGCAGCCGCCGGGCACTGGCCGAGATGGTCGCCGACGGCATGGCGACGGTCCTGCCGTTCCACCGCGTGATCGTGGACGACCCGGCCTTCATCGGCGACGAGAACGGGTTCAGCGTGCACACCCGCTGGATCGAGACCGAGTTCGAGAACAAGATCGAGCCGTTCGTGGCACCGGAGACCGAGCCCGAAGAGGAGCAGGCCCGCCAGAACGTCGTCGTCGAGGTCGGCGGCCGTCGTCTCGAAGTGTCGCTGCCCGGCGGATTCTCGCTCGACGGTGGTGGCGGCGGGACAGCCGTCAAGGCCAAGCCGCGCAAGCGCGCGGGCGGCACCAAGGCCGCGGTGAGCGGCGACGCGGTCACCGCGCCGATGCAGGGCACCATCGTCAAGGTCGCCGTCGAGGAAGGCCAGCAGGTCGAAGCGGGTGAGCTGGTCGTCGTGCTCGAAGCGATGAAGATGGAGAACCCGGTCACCGCGCACAAGGCGGGCACCGTGACCGGTCTTTCGGTCGAGGTCGGCGCCGCTGTGACGCAGGGAACCCAGCTGTTCGAGCTCAAAGACTGA
- a CDS encoding PadR family transcriptional regulator produces the protein MATKLTPLAMAVLELLHERAMHPYEMAQLMKERYVSTRVKVKAGSLYHTVDRLVQNGFVEVVETQRDGRRPERTVYAMTEAGRDEFVVRAQNMLSTPAEEYPEFLSALAVIDELGPEMSIIQLKHRVLRLQASSAADKVVLDSIVNEQHLPEIYWLDWSYASARRAFELEWTQKLIEDLESGRVRFQDHCKSHLNLVTEDDTDERKTS, from the coding sequence GTGGCCACGAAGCTCACCCCGCTCGCGATGGCGGTGCTGGAACTCCTCCACGAGCGAGCCATGCATCCGTACGAAATGGCGCAGCTGATGAAGGAGCGCTACGTCAGCACTCGCGTCAAGGTGAAGGCCGGCTCGCTGTACCACACGGTGGATCGCTTGGTGCAGAACGGTTTCGTCGAGGTCGTCGAGACACAGCGGGACGGGAGGCGGCCCGAACGCACCGTTTACGCGATGACGGAGGCCGGTCGCGACGAGTTCGTCGTGCGCGCACAGAACATGCTGAGCACGCCGGCCGAGGAGTACCCCGAGTTCCTCAGCGCGCTCGCCGTCATCGACGAACTCGGCCCGGAAATGTCGATCATCCAGCTCAAACACCGCGTGCTGCGGCTCCAGGCCTCCTCCGCCGCCGACAAGGTCGTGCTCGACAGCATCGTCAACGAGCAGCACCTGCCCGAGATCTACTGGCTCGACTGGTCCTACGCCTCCGCACGGCGCGCCTTCGAGCTCGAGTGGACCCAAAAACTGATCGAAGACCTGGAATCCGGCCGCGTCCGGTTCCAGGACCACTGCAAGTCACATCTGAACCTGGTCACCGAGGACGACACCGATGAACGCAAGACAAGCTAA
- a CDS encoding DHA2 family efflux MFS transporter permease subunit yields MNARQANPWAALSALCLGFFMILLDTTIVSTAIPAMLRELGAGLNAIVWVISVYLLTYAVPMLFASRLGDRFGPKRVYLAGLVVFTLASLWCGLSGSVEMLIVARAVQGLGAALMTPQTLAFISHLFPPSKRGPAMGLWSGVAGIAAIVGPLLGGVLVDHLGWEWIFFVNLPVGVVAIALALLKVPDWQPKHSHSFDVPGILLSGAGLFCIVYGVQNGQHYDWGRVFGPITVFEIIGFGVALLVAFVVWQRFNRKEPLLPLNVFGNRNFSAGTLTSVTVGFAMTGMFLPLVIYIQAVLGETPTMSGLLFAPMSLLAGMIGPFVGRASDKVNGKVLLIIGLTALAAGMALVALIARADANAWALTPALLVAGAGIGFIFAPMGNLAMSSVEPRLIGTASGIFNTARQVGGVLGSAAVGVLLQARISASIADEAAIAANALPEQYRAPFAEGIAKAAESTGEFGSSGPATLPGLPSGVAEQAQRLALEAVHNGLTDAARVTLLLPAAVLLLGVLAALTMRRPVPRAHHSPAPEPAPSAA; encoded by the coding sequence ATGAACGCAAGACAAGCTAATCCCTGGGCGGCACTTTCCGCGCTGTGCCTGGGTTTCTTCATGATCCTGCTGGACACCACGATCGTTTCGACGGCGATTCCCGCGATGCTGCGCGAACTCGGCGCCGGATTGAACGCCATCGTCTGGGTGATCAGCGTCTACCTGCTCACCTACGCGGTGCCGATGCTGTTCGCCAGCCGCCTCGGTGACCGCTTCGGCCCGAAGCGCGTCTATCTGGCCGGGCTCGTGGTGTTCACGCTGGCCTCGCTGTGGTGCGGCCTGTCCGGCTCGGTCGAGATGCTCATCGTGGCCCGCGCGGTGCAGGGTCTCGGCGCCGCGTTGATGACGCCCCAGACCTTGGCGTTCATCAGCCACCTGTTCCCGCCGTCGAAGCGCGGCCCGGCGATGGGCCTCTGGAGCGGGGTCGCCGGGATCGCGGCCATCGTCGGGCCGCTGCTCGGCGGCGTGCTCGTCGACCACCTCGGCTGGGAATGGATCTTCTTCGTCAACCTGCCGGTCGGCGTGGTCGCGATCGCGCTGGCGCTGCTCAAGGTGCCGGACTGGCAGCCGAAGCACTCGCATTCCTTCGACGTACCGGGAATCCTGTTGTCCGGCGCGGGACTGTTCTGCATCGTCTACGGCGTCCAAAATGGACAGCACTACGACTGGGGCCGCGTGTTCGGGCCGATCACCGTGTTCGAGATCATCGGCTTCGGTGTCGCCCTGCTGGTCGCCTTCGTGGTGTGGCAACGATTCAACCGCAAGGAACCGCTTCTGCCGCTGAACGTCTTCGGGAACCGCAACTTCTCGGCCGGGACGCTGACCTCGGTCACCGTCGGTTTCGCGATGACCGGCATGTTCCTGCCGCTGGTGATCTACATCCAGGCCGTGCTCGGCGAGACACCGACGATGTCCGGGCTGCTGTTCGCGCCGATGTCGCTGCTGGCAGGCATGATCGGCCCGTTCGTCGGGCGCGCTTCGGACAAGGTCAACGGCAAGGTCCTGCTGATCATCGGGCTGACCGCGCTGGCGGCGGGGATGGCGCTGGTGGCTCTGATCGCCCGCGCGGACGCCAACGCGTGGGCGCTCACCCCGGCGCTGCTGGTGGCGGGCGCCGGTATCGGGTTCATCTTCGCGCCGATGGGCAACCTGGCGATGAGCTCGGTCGAACCGCGGCTCATCGGGACCGCGTCGGGCATCTTCAACACCGCCCGCCAGGTCGGCGGGGTGCTCGGCAGTGCCGCCGTCGGCGTGCTGCTGCAGGCGCGGATCAGCGCTTCGATCGCCGACGAGGCGGCGATCGCCGCGAACGCGTTGCCGGAGCAGTACCGGGCGCCGTTCGCGGAAGGTATCGCGAAGGCCGCGGAATCGACCGGCGAGTTCGGTTCGTCCGGCCCCGCGACGTTGCCCGGCCTGCCTTCCGGCGTCGCCGAGCAGGCTCAGCGGCTGGCGCTCGAAGCCGTCCACAATGGACTGACCGACGCGGCTCGGGTGACGCTGCTGCTTCCGGCGGCGGTGCTGCTGCTGGGTGTGCTGGCCGCGCTGACCATGCGGCGCCCGGTTCCGCGGGCTCACCACTCCCCGGCTCCCGAGCCAGCCCCCAGCGCCGCCTGA
- a CDS encoding serine hydrolase domain-containing protein: MTTTVNWDAARWQAKLDELRAAHHVPGAALAVLAGGEIHELASGVLHRGTGVDATTDSVFQLGSIAKIYTATLIMRLAEAGELDLDAPVVEVLPDFETIDPEATKAITIRRLLSHTSGLTCDFTLDTGRGDDCIARYVEASKGIAMDCPPGTAVSYSSVGYVVLGRIAEVVTGLTWDQALQELIFAPLGLKQSMTLPEEALSFRAAMSHLGDPGQDPEPAPAWDLMPRSAGPGARVIASAGDVVRLARMHLDGGLAPDGTRVLAPETVEAMQCRETDVPDKWTVSADGWGLGWTLYDWDGTPGFGHDGAAIGQYAYLRVIPSAGVAVALVTNGGGARQLYAALFRELLAELADVRIPDAFAPPAEPPVVDMKRFAGVYRREGVVITVTEELKLTYEFVGGMAGYSPPLDMDLTPVTDTVFAAAGAGPSFSEDWMPVVFSTLSNGTDCVYIGMRAAPKDA, encoded by the coding sequence ATGACGACCACGGTGAACTGGGACGCGGCACGCTGGCAGGCCAAGCTGGACGAGCTCCGCGCGGCCCATCACGTTCCGGGTGCCGCGCTCGCGGTGCTGGCAGGCGGCGAAATCCACGAGCTCGCGAGCGGTGTCCTGCACCGCGGCACCGGGGTCGACGCGACGACCGATTCGGTGTTCCAGCTCGGTTCGATCGCCAAGATCTACACCGCCACCCTGATCATGCGGCTGGCCGAAGCGGGCGAACTGGACCTCGACGCTCCGGTCGTCGAGGTGCTGCCGGACTTCGAGACCATCGATCCCGAGGCGACCAAGGCGATCACCATTCGGCGGCTGCTGAGCCACACCAGTGGCCTCACCTGCGATTTCACCCTCGACACCGGCCGGGGTGACGACTGCATCGCCCGCTACGTCGAGGCGAGCAAGGGCATCGCGATGGACTGCCCGCCGGGAACCGCGGTCTCCTACAGCAGCGTCGGCTACGTCGTGCTCGGCCGGATCGCCGAGGTGGTGACCGGGCTGACCTGGGATCAGGCGCTGCAGGAGCTGATCTTCGCGCCGCTCGGGCTGAAGCAGTCGATGACCCTGCCCGAAGAGGCACTGAGTTTCCGCGCGGCGATGAGCCACCTCGGCGACCCTGGCCAGGATCCGGAACCGGCGCCCGCGTGGGATCTGATGCCGCGATCGGCGGGACCGGGCGCGCGGGTCATCGCTTCCGCGGGCGACGTCGTCCGGCTGGCGCGGATGCACCTCGACGGCGGTCTGGCGCCGGACGGGACCCGTGTCCTGGCGCCGGAAACGGTCGAGGCGATGCAGTGCCGCGAGACGGACGTTCCCGACAAGTGGACGGTCAGCGCGGACGGCTGGGGGCTCGGCTGGACCCTCTACGACTGGGACGGCACGCCCGGCTTCGGCCACGACGGCGCGGCCATCGGGCAGTACGCCTACCTGCGGGTGATTCCGTCGGCGGGCGTCGCCGTCGCACTGGTCACCAACGGCGGCGGCGCGCGGCAGCTTTACGCGGCCCTGTTCCGTGAACTGCTCGCCGAACTCGCCGATGTCCGGATCCCCGACGCCTTCGCGCCGCCTGCCGAACCGCCGGTCGTGGACATGAAGCGGTTCGCGGGTGTCTACCGGCGGGAAGGCGTGGTCATCACGGTGACCGAAGAGCTGAAACTGACGTACGAGTTCGTCGGCGGGATGGCGGGCTACTCGCCGCCGCTGGACATGGACCTGACGCCCGTCACGGACACGGTCTTCGCCGCGGCAGGGGCCGGGCCGTCGTTCAGCGAAGACTGGATGCCTGTGGTGTTCTCGACGCTGTCGAACGGCACCGACTGCGTCTACATCGGGATGCGTGCCGCGCCGAAGGACGCCTAG
- a CDS encoding DUF1707 SHOCT-like domain-containing protein, translating to MSEVPSPQLRISDQDRESALAALGEHMSVGRIDIDEFGERSAKITAAKTRGELSEVFLDLPEPHPGFDKAEAVVSEPVKAASPYPGVSPAQRVLGALLPLLFIATIVFIIGTGASWWLIAIPIGISVAGEGLWGKGWENTHKKLGKRRRRELDG from the coding sequence GTGAGCGAGGTTCCGTCTCCGCAGCTGCGGATCAGTGATCAGGATCGCGAGTCCGCGCTGGCCGCGCTCGGCGAGCACATGAGCGTCGGCCGGATCGACATCGACGAGTTCGGCGAGCGGTCCGCCAAGATCACCGCGGCCAAGACACGCGGCGAGCTGTCCGAGGTCTTCCTCGACCTGCCCGAACCGCATCCGGGCTTCGACAAGGCCGAGGCGGTCGTGAGCGAACCGGTGAAGGCGGCGTCGCCGTATCCGGGTGTCTCCCCGGCGCAACGCGTGCTGGGCGCGCTCCTGCCGCTCCTGTTCATCGCCACCATCGTGTTCATCATCGGCACCGGCGCCAGCTGGTGGTTGATCGCCATCCCGATCGGGATCAGCGTCGCCGGTGAAGGGCTCTGGGGCAAAGGCTGGGAGAACACCCACAAGAAGCTGGGGAAGCGGCGTCGCCGGGAACTGGACGGCTGA
- a CDS encoding DUF1707 SHOCT-like domain-containing protein produces the protein MRLSDAERQDALDALEEHVRTGRLDLDEFGTRSAKVSTARMASDLEPLFTDLPSPRPSALLPLPPMPGVAQASAKNDVQPSKWLTASAVPIAAAVAIALFFFTRGTFIVFLLPLAVALIMSRRR, from the coding sequence ATGCGGCTGAGCGACGCCGAACGCCAAGACGCGCTCGACGCGCTGGAGGAGCATGTCCGCACCGGCAGACTCGATCTCGACGAGTTCGGCACGCGGTCGGCGAAGGTCAGCACCGCGAGGATGGCGAGCGACCTCGAACCGCTGTTCACGGACCTGCCCTCGCCCCGGCCCAGCGCCCTGCTCCCCCTTCCGCCGATGCCCGGCGTCGCCCAGGCGTCCGCGAAGAACGACGTCCAGCCGTCGAAATGGCTGACGGCCAGCGCCGTGCCGATCGCCGCGGCGGTCGCGATCGCGTTGTTCTTCTTCACCCGCGGGACGTTCATCGTGTTCCTGCTCCCGCTGGCGGTCGCGCTGATCATGAGCCGCCGTCGCTGA
- a CDS encoding SAV_915 family protein, giving the protein MTNPGLPNALFLPTAKKPKDYASAEIELRPTKDGRMALVAFSTVQRLVECCGPHQPWALVKAEHLGRVYQTQPYDLIVLDSDLPEELRHRQALV; this is encoded by the coding sequence GTGACGAACCCCGGACTGCCCAACGCCCTGTTCCTCCCCACGGCGAAAAAGCCGAAGGACTACGCGAGCGCGGAGATCGAACTCCGCCCGACGAAGGACGGCCGGATGGCGCTGGTCGCCTTCAGCACGGTGCAGCGCCTGGTCGAGTGTTGCGGCCCGCATCAGCCGTGGGCGCTGGTCAAGGCGGAGCACCTCGGCCGGGTTTACCAGACACAGCCCTACGACCTGATCGTGCTCGATTCCGACCTTCCGGAAGAACTGCGGCACCGCCAGGCGCTGGTATAA